From a single Patescibacteria group bacterium genomic region:
- a CDS encoding lytic murein transglycosylase produces MSNLSAKYLFLSALFILFLTTPFLLRAASSEDLKRDLEDQIRQKQEEIDQYEQNIQTNQQKSKTLNNEIQILENEVGKIQAEVKQLDLIIQESALNIQEIDSQISALEDNIEEKKGLLAEYIRTVARGDQETLLEVILKNEKFSDFFDEINALESAQEKIQSVLSAVRAVREELNAEKQDLEEERMTQNQLKALQLAQKRTVENKQGQKEDLLDKTKGEERLYQQMIQGAQKEIVFIKGQISLLEKYNLTEEEMVRSAIFAGAKTGIRPAYLLGVLENESRLGLNVGTGDWRTDMYNCNLNRGYITMGTNLKNAFLQICKELGLNPDTQPVSAKPSAYQGCGGAMGIAQFMPTTWLAYKDRVAAMTGNNPPNPWVPMDAFTASAIKLADAGATAQTYEAERKAYAIYIGGKYWQGLLSIAGRALIYADGFQKQYFD; encoded by the coding sequence ATGAGTAATTTGTCAGCAAAATATTTATTTTTATCGGCGTTGTTTATACTTTTTTTAACGACGCCTTTTTTGCTTCGCGCAGCAAGTTCAGAAGATCTTAAGCGCGATTTAGAGGATCAAATTAGGCAAAAACAGGAAGAAATTGACCAGTACGAACAAAACATTCAGACAAACCAGCAAAAATCCAAAACGCTTAATAATGAAATTCAGATTTTAGAAAATGAAGTTGGCAAAATTCAGGCGGAAGTAAAACAGCTGGACTTGATTATTCAAGAAAGCGCGCTTAATATTCAGGAAATAGACAGTCAGATTAGCGCTCTTGAAGACAATATAGAAGAGAAAAAAGGGCTTTTGGCGGAATATATTAGAACGGTCGCGCGCGGAGACCAAGAAACGCTCCTTGAGGTGATTTTGAAAAACGAAAAGTTTTCCGATTTTTTTGATGAAATTAATGCTTTAGAAAGCGCGCAGGAAAAAATCCAAAGCGTTTTAAGCGCCGTCCGGGCGGTAAGAGAGGAACTAAACGCGGAAAAACAGGATTTAGAAGAAGAAAGGATGACGCAAAATCAATTAAAAGCGCTGCAGTTGGCGCAAAAAAGAACTGTTGAGAATAAGCAAGGGCAGAAAGAGGACTTATTAGACAAGACCAAAGGAGAGGAACGGCTTTATCAGCAAATGATTCAGGGCGCGCAGAAAGAAATAGTTTTTATAAAAGGGCAGATTTCGTTATTAGAGAAATATAATTTAACAGAAGAAGAAATGGTTCGCAGCGCTATTTTTGCCGGAGCGAAAACGGGCATCAGACCGGCTTATCTTTTAGGTGTTTTGGAAAACGAATCCCGTTTGGGTCTCAATGTTGGAACGGGTGATTGGCGGACTGATATGTATAATTGTAATCTAAATCGGGGATATATTACTATGGGGACGAATCTCAAGAATGCCTTTTTGCAGATTTGCAAGGAGTTAGGTCTAAATCCCGACACACAGCCCGTCTCGGCTAAGCCAAGCGCTTACCAGGGGTGCGGAGGAGCGATGGGGATAGCCCAATTTATGCCGACCACTTGGCTGGCGTATAAAGACAGAGTTGCCGCTATGACGGGAAATAATCCGCCTAATCCGTGGGTTCCTATGGACGCTTTTACTGCTTCTGCTATTAAATTGGCCGACGCGGGGGCGACAGCGCAAACTTACGAGGCAGAAAGAAAGGCGTACGCTATTTACATCGGCGGCAAATATTGGCAAGGTCTTTTAAGTATTGCCGGCCGAGCGTTAATATACGCGGACGGTTTCCAAAAGCAGTATTTTGATTAA
- a CDS encoding 50S ribosomal protein L25: protein MLELLVKMREGTGRKNEKIREQGFVPAVLYGREVENLLLAVDEQDLKKIYEKAGASALVKLKINNGGKEDERVVLIQDAAKDVVSGKIIHVDFNQIKMDEETEVEVPLVFVGESMAVKSEGGVLVKNIQSIEVRALPQNLPKEIEVDISIIKTFNDNIRLKDLKIPENVKVTANLEEIIASVVPPRTSAELEGLEQTPTESVEEVEVEKKGKEKKEEGQEGGDVSGGGNE from the coding sequence ATGTTAGAACTCTTAGTAAAAATGCGCGAAGGGACGGGGCGCAAAAACGAGAAAATCAGGGAACAAGGTTTTGTTCCCGCTGTTTTGTATGGCCGCGAAGTTGAGAACCTTTTGCTTGCCGTTGATGAACAAGATTTAAAAAAAATATATGAAAAAGCCGGCGCAAGCGCGTTGGTTAAATTGAAAATAAACAATGGAGGAAAAGAAGACGAAAGAGTGGTTTTAATTCAAGATGCGGCGAAAGATGTCGTGAGCGGAAAAATTATCCATGTTGATTTTAATCAAATTAAAATGGACGAAGAAACAGAAGTTGAAGTTCCTTTGGTTTTTGTCGGCGAGTCAATGGCGGTTAAGAGCGAAGGCGGCGTTTTGGTTAAGAACATTCAGTCAATTGAAGTAAGGGCTTTGCCGCAGAATTTGCCTAAAGAGATTGAAGTGGACATATCTATTATCAAGACATTTAATGACAACATTCGCCTTAAGGATTTAAAAATTCCGGAGAATGTTAAAGTAACTGCTAACTTAGAAGAAATAATCGCTTCTGTGGTTCCTCCGCGAACGAGCGCGGAATTAGAGGGATTGGAACAGACGCCGACTGAGTCAGTTGAAGAAGTTGAGGTTGAAAAGAAGGGCAAAGAGAAGAAAGAAGAGGGCCAAGAAGGCGGCGATGTTTCTGGTGGAGGAAATGAGTAA
- a CDS encoding ribonuclease J — MNNNNNNNNTKPSLKTEGKLRIIPLGGLGEVGRNMMVFEYNDPTLPDGGDIIIVDLGLQFPEEDMHGIDYIIPNTAYLKDKIKKIRGIIITHGHYDHIGAIPHSMARLGNPPIYTAALTRGIIMKRQEDFPDAPKLDIHLIKKTDKIKLGCFNIEFFHVNHTIPDGVGLVIDTPVGRIVHTGDFKFDHSPIGDEPANISRITEIASKGVLALMSDSTCAEKPGHSISEKEIQDNLELIFNEAPGRIIIATFASLISRIQEVVTLAEKSDRKIVIEGYSMKANVEIAQQLGYLKIEKGTIIPAKKAADYPPQKIIILCTGAQGEGNAVLMRIVNKEHKYIRVQRGDAIIFSSSVVPGNERSVQNLKDTFWRQGARVYHYKMMGIHAGGHAQEEELKIMINLMRPKFFIPIHGNYYMLKLHGEIAESVGIPPQNVIVGENGLVILADKDLIELTKETAPTNYVMVDGLGVGDVGQVVLRDRQAMAADGMFVIIAVVDGKTGKVRGEPDIISRGFVYLRESKELLNQTRKKTKEIINSASSDAGAANWTYIKDNVRDKIGKFLYTKTQRRPMVLPVVIKI; from the coding sequence ATGAATAACAATAACAATAACAATAACACAAAACCTTCTCTAAAAACAGAAGGAAAACTTCGCATTATCCCTTTGGGCGGATTAGGCGAGGTCGGGCGGAATATGATGGTCTTTGAGTATAACGACCCTACTTTGCCTGACGGCGGCGATATTATTATCGTTGATTTGGGACTTCAATTCCCAGAGGAAGATATGCACGGGATTGATTATATCATCCCAAACACGGCGTATCTTAAGGATAAAATAAAAAAAATCCGTGGCATTATTATCACCCATGGCCACTACGACCATATTGGGGCAATCCCCCATTCTATGGCGCGATTAGGCAACCCGCCCATTTACACCGCCGCTTTAACGCGAGGGATTATTATGAAGAGGCAGGAGGATTTTCCAGACGCGCCGAAATTGGATATTCACCTCATTAAAAAAACCGATAAAATTAAACTTGGTTGTTTTAATATTGAATTTTTTCATGTTAATCACACTATTCCCGATGGAGTTGGATTGGTGATTGACACGCCCGTCGGACGAATTGTTCACACGGGCGACTTTAAGTTTGACCATAGCCCTATTGGCGATGAGCCAGCCAATATTTCACGAATTACTGAAATCGCCAGCAAGGGTGTTTTGGCTTTGATGTCGGACAGCACCTGCGCGGAAAAACCAGGTCATTCTATTTCGGAAAAAGAAATTCAGGACAATTTAGAATTAATTTTCAATGAGGCGCCTGGACGAATTATTATAGCGACATTCGCGTCTTTAATTAGTCGTATTCAAGAAGTCGTCACTTTAGCTGAAAAATCAGACCGTAAAATCGTTATTGAAGGATATAGCATGAAGGCCAATGTGGAAATCGCTCAACAACTTGGTTATCTAAAAATAGAGAAAGGGACGATCATCCCTGCTAAAAAAGCGGCTGATTATCCCCCTCAAAAAATAATTATCCTTTGCACTGGAGCGCAAGGCGAGGGAAACGCTGTTTTGATGCGGATTGTCAATAAAGAGCATAAATATATTAGAGTTCAAAGAGGCGACGCTATTATTTTTTCATCATCCGTCGTTCCTGGCAATGAAAGATCTGTCCAAAATTTGAAAGACACTTTTTGGAGACAAGGCGCCCGCGTTTATCATTATAAGATGATGGGCATTCACGCAGGAGGACACGCGCAAGAAGAAGAGTTAAAGATAATGATTAACCTGATGCGGCCTAAGTTTTTTATTCCAATTCATGGAAATTATTATATGCTTAAACTGCACGGAGAAATCGCTGAAAGCGTTGGCATACCTCCGCAAAATGTTATTGTGGGCGAAAATGGACTCGTCATTCTGGCGGACAAAGACCTGATTGAGTTAACTAAAGAGACCGCTCCGACAAATTATGTTATGGTTGACGGACTGGGAGTCGGCGATGTCGGGCAAGTCGTTTTGCGAGACCGACAAGCAATGGCGGCCGACGGAATGTTCGTGATTATTGCTGTGGTTGACGGCAAAACGGGCAAAGTTCGCGGCGAACCAGATATTATTTCGCGCGGATTTGTTTACTTGCGGGAATCAAAGGAACTGCTTAACCAGACAAGAAAGAAAACTAAAGAAATTATTAACAGCGCTTCTTCAGACGCAGGCGCGGCAAACTGGACCTACATTAAAGACAATGTTCGTGACAAAATCGGAAAATTCCTATACACTAAAACGCAAAGGCGGCCAATGGTTTTACCGGTAGTGATTAAGATATAA
- a CDS encoding ferredoxin — protein MKIKIDKDKCIGCGSCVAVCSDCFEMDSDNKAVLKDGGDLKCAQEAVDVCPVQAIEVEKSA, from the coding sequence ATGAAAATAAAAATAGATAAAGATAAGTGCATCGGGTGCGGCAGTTGCGTCGCTGTTTGTTCGGACTGTTTTGAGATGGACAGCGACAATAAAGCGGTCCTTAAGGATGGCGGCGATTTGAAATGCGCCCAGGAGGCGGTTGATGTCTGTCCGGTCCAAGCGATTGAGGTTGAAAAATCAGCATAG